The genomic DNA ATCTAAGTTATGCATGAATTTATTGGATATCTCTCTGTGTAAAATACTTCtaattcattttaataaatttaacagaATGGTGCTTAAACTATAATCGTTCAGTATGTAATGAGaaggaaatgaaaaagaaaattgaaacgtATATGCAGAACTATGATCAAAAAATTTCTGAGAAAATAGCAAAAGAAAAAGCTATGGAGGAAGAAGCAGAAAATGATGGTTGGGTAACAGTAACAGGACGAAAGAAGAGAGGACAGTTTGCACTTTCCAGAAAAGAATCTACTATTAATAAAGTGCAACGCaaagaagaacaaaaaaataagaaaaagcaATTGCTTAACTTTTATACTTTCCAAATTCGGGAAAGTAAAAGACAGAGTAAGTTTTATGTCAGATTGGTCTTAATAAATATATGCAGAATTTTGATATTTGGGgtcttattaaattttttttatagatttaGCAGAGTTAAGGAAGAAGTTCGAATTAGACAAAAAGAGATTACAAGATCTAAAATCTAAGAGAACGTTTAAGCCATTTTGAGATTGTATGTATAACATAGATTAATCATATCAacgtgaaatatatatttattatattgtaaaaaatttttttttacatttataagtatggttttgtatttatataattgtatttaaatttatatacagttccgcaaaataaaaataactatAATAGAAAGACAATAATGTAATTAAGCAGCTTTAGATGCATATGTCTGTAAAGTCCATTCAATTAAGAAGTGTTGATATGATAAAGGCTGTAACAAAGCCAGTAACTCTTCTGTAAAAAAAAACACAAATTAATCTTTAATTAAGGACTAATTTTATACGTTAAATGATTATGATATGTACGtttgtttccataaatacaaTTTGCAGACATAGCTGCACTAACAGCTTGTGCAAGGCGTTCCATAGCTAACTCACGcgaaatagaattaatatttgtttgaGATTGTAAACTAGTTGTTAAAGTTCGAGTGGTAGCAGCAAAATGCTGTGCGGATATAGCATGTTTATTATTTCCGCTATTTTTTAATCGTAATACCGAGTCCATAAGTAGTTGTTGAATTTTAGAATACAATTTCTTCTGCTCCTCAgaatattctgtattttctgtACCAACTGAACGTACAGGTGATAAAATACACCACCTAAAACAGAGAGTTATACAATTATGAATACTTTGTACTTAATTTTATgcaaaatttttcttttgagTTACCTGAATAAACCTGCTATTGGAGTTATTGGTGTCATTGGAATGCCACCGGTTGGTAAAGCAGGATTATCCATCAAAGGAGTCAATAAGAGACTTGGATTTTCATCTATCCATTCTCCTACCAACCTGAGCAGTTCTGCAGGTGGATATTTGTCCTCATAGACTTCACCTATTGCCGTTAGTAAGTTGGCAGTGAAATGTGGTGCAAGAACAGGAAGCTGCTTCAATTTATCAATAGATTTTGGAGTAAGGACAAAATAGTCATTAAGTACGTGCCTTGCCAATCCTACGCTCTGTGGTGAAGTAGAGCCTAATTGCTGCATCCAAATTCCAGTCGCATTTAAGACTGCTTTATTTTGAGTGGCAATGGCTAAAGATACTAAATTGCCTAAGATTTTGTATCTAGGACTATCTGCAGGGAAAAGGGATAAAAATACTGCGTTGCGTACAGCGGCACTTCCTCCAGGACTTTGAAAAAAATCGCTCAGAACTTCTATTAATTGCAACTCTTGTATCGCTGTCGTCAGGTTGCGCTTTTTCCGTTTCTCTATTTCTCCGAATACAAATTCCGATATTAAATCTAGTTGTAGATCCATTTGTTTTCCAGGTCTGCTGCATagtatttctttaaaaatagtaataaaattaaaaaatgttaaaaaatataaggTTATCTGCTAACCTAACCTATTTCAACCAATGTCTTACCGATTCTGCATAATGCTTCTCTAGAGCAGTAAGGAAAATCTAATTTTCgcaaattttgttttatatcatTGCCTGCCATTAATGCATACGTGCCACTATAATACCCaaatacatttaaaataaaCTATTCAGTCTTTGCGTGACATTTAATAAGCGCTGTACCAaaacattgaatatattttctaaagCTATAATTCCGGATTTTTATGAAAGCGATATGGTTTTGATAGCTAACGAAGACTGTATATTGATTGGTACGgttatatttttttgaatttctgCCACTAAATATCCAATGAATACGTAGTTAAGTCTGCTGGTATAAACGcgcgagaaagaaaaatatttctgcaACTTATTTCATGTACATATGCCTGTATCCCTTATTTAATTGcattaaattatgaattaaaattttactgTACGTACTTTTTATGCATTCAATTGTAagcaatattatttttattcgtaatCAATATGCAGGATACACAATGCGATACCGAATTTTTGAAACCGAACAAcacaatatattatttaaaataatattgtacattaaagcttaatatttttatgttttaaaaCATACatgatataaaaaatagtaattttttattacacgGAAGATATAGGAAAATTATGGTACATATAAAAAAGattcaatttatttacaaaaagtgtaaaaatatttgtgacatattttacataaattttctactcgtttcttttaaatttgtataaatgatttattgaaattctattttatatttgtaatatgtacatatgttaatagagatatatttttttttaggattttaataaaatttatcttttgttTCACATGTATCGCAATGAAATCGGGTATCCAATGCGTAGCGCCACCTTTGAGTAGGTTGCGAACTACACTGTTAGTCAAAACAATCGCCGAATTCAGGATCTATTTTTAGGCGGCACTCACTAAGCTACGgtactttactaattttcgTGTGCATCGAAAAAAGGGACAGACGCTTGCAGTGTTTCGTGCAATTGTCTTTCGATTTTGGAAAGGTTCAACGACCTCACGGTAATTGTGACAAGAGACTGACCGGCCATGTTTATACCGTGGTGAATTTTGAGCTAGCGGCCCATAATCTACAAAGTAATTTTCCACGTGTACTTGTTCGATACTCGTGTCGTCTACCGTACGTCCAGCACGGTGTCTAAGGCCTTTTCGAGATGGAGTCTAGCGAAAGGGGTGAGTAAATCCgcaatagaaataaaatcacGACAATATTGAGCCTCTGACACAAATCGCGACCTGGGGGCAATGGCAGTGTCAGGGTCGAAACGGAACTAGTTCAGTGACCGCATTCGCGGCATTTGACCGCGATATTACCGGAGAATTTCTTTTCGAATCTATCCCTTATTCATTTCGAACTCTCTATGAATACGGCGTTTCTCTTTAGAAGAGCCTTCCTGTGAAAATTCCTCTCGAGACCGAATCTATGTCACGCATCTCACTTTTGATCTTGACTGTACTCTCTCTTGGTTCAATTCTTACGCGTATCtcttttatacatatttatgaaCATAGAAATGACATATAAGAAAGAAgcattttatatttcagtgtaatttatttttcttttaatcgtCTGTGTCATAAACGAGCGATTTGTTCGAATAGGTGTAGCTTGTATTTCGTGTTTCTTTGACGTTTTACGAGATAGTAAAGAAAGCTGATCGGTCAGACGGCTACGTTTTGTATTACGCAATAACATAACGGCGTGTCTCTAACCTAGATAATCTCTCGCGTATAGTGAATTGAAGCCAGGGTACCGCTTGACAGAGACACGTGAGAATTATTATCGCTTGACCGAGTCCGGCATCTGTTGCAATGTGGCGACACCTGCCGACCGTTCGTGCACGTCCTACCTCAAGCTAGTGCGAATTAACCCTCCCTGTGTTTGTTGCCGTTCAACCCTTTCGTTCTATGAAAGGCAGAGACGAAAGGAGCGATGTagtaaaatacataaaagtgaattcttttagaaattattttatcatttaatgaAAATCTATGTTGGGTTAATAACGTTGAAGAATGTTATTGTgctaaataaatgaatatagTTGAATTAAAAACTAATTGGAGGTTAAGTTTCAAGTAGCGCAAAGAAGCGAATATTCGAGTAATAATATTcaattgttttttatttttttattagcaATCTATCGAGGCAATAATGTTAAACAGAATTAAGATGTTAGGAAAAGctatattctattttatatacaatgtTTATTGACAAAGGATAAGGTTAGAAGACGTTTAATAGCGCATAAGTATATTTAAATTGTGCAACTAATTATCTTGCATCATTTTGCAAagatttaatatacaatttatcTTTTTCATCGAACTTTTTACAATGATGTGTCAGTGTTTCTTTTCCTATAGAACCATTTTTTGTATAGgtatacaatttataaaacataGTACGTAGTTTGAATTTTCTAGGAATACGCTGTTTCGCGAAATTTCCAGAACCTTTCTGTCGCTACTAGAGGGCAGGCGTGCGCCATTGTTttcccttttatttttaatccattctcttttcatccttttttcattcttctacCGAGATccttctcctctttctctgCCAGACTCTTCCTTGTTATATAAGTCCAAGGACGAACTATGCGATTGTACTGTCTCTGTCCATTTTTGCATCTCTCTCCCTTCTTGTCGGTTTTTtgtgctctctctctctctctctctctctctctctgctaGTAACGccacctttttctttctttttctaacctGTTTTCTGTtgtccctctttctcttttcatcTTTATTCTTCCGGTGTGTTGCATTGTCGTTCTTTCTCCCTCCCTCCCAATATACGTACTTCTCTATTCATTGCTTCACTGTTGCTTTATTATATTGGCCT from Bombus huntii isolate Logan2020A chromosome 5, iyBomHunt1.1, whole genome shotgun sequence includes the following:
- the LOC126866040 gene encoding ribosomal RNA-processing protein 7 homolog A isoform X2 → MKSKTGGLKGFKTLWIRFDEETTDKHQLFFKEHSIRNQESIHPKGRTLFLLNIPPYITHKALIKIFSDLCGTVSKVYFVTPKGFKTAYIVFEKESDLEKALEISENYVITLNKEKKICFTGVEKWCLNYNRSVCNEKEMKKKIETYMQNYDQKISEKIAKEKAMEEEAENDGWVTVTGRKKRGQFALSRKESTINKVQRKEEQKNKKKQLLNFYTFQIRESKRQNLAELRKKFELDKKRLQDLKSKRTFKPF
- the LOC126866038 gene encoding integrator complex subunit 15, which gives rise to MAGNDIKQNLRKLDFPYCSREALCRIEILCSRPGKQMDLQLDLISEFVFGEIEKRKKRNLTTAIQELQLIEVLSDFFQSPGGSAAVRNAVFLSLFPADSPRYKILGNLVSLAIATQNKAVLNATGIWMQQLGSTSPQSVGLARHVLNDYFVLTPKSIDKLKQLPVLAPHFTANLLTAIGEVYEDKYPPAELLRLVGEWIDENPSLLLTPLMDNPALPTGGIPMTPITPIAGLFRWCILSPVRSVGTENTEYSEEQKKLYSKIQQLLMDSVLRLKNSGNNKHAISAQHFAATTRTLTTSLQSQTNINSISRELAMERLAQAVSAAMSANCIYGNKQELLALLQPLSYQHFLIEWTLQTYASKAA